The Pseudomonas nunensis genome includes the window CTTGCCGTTGTTGTTGGCCCGGGCGCGCAGTACGAAGTTGACGATTTCGTTGCGGAAATCCTTCGGATTGCTGATGCCGGCCGGTTTTTCGATTTTCTCCAGTTCTTCGTTCAGGGCTACGCGGTTGAGGATTTCGCCGGTTTCCGGGTCGCGGTATTCCTGGTCCTGAATCCAGAAGTCGGCGTACAGCACGTAGCGATCGAAGATGTTCTGGCCGTACTCGCTGTAAGACTCGAGGTAGGCGGTCTGGATTTCCTTGCCGATGAACTCGATATAACGCGGCGCCAGGTATTCCTTGAGGAAACGCAGGTAGCGTTCGCGGGTCTCGGCCTGGAATTGTTCCTGTTCGATCTGTTGTTCCAGCACGTAGAGCAGGTGCACCGGGTTGGCGGCGATTTCGTGCGGATCGAAGTTGAAGACCTTCGACAGGATCTTGAACGCGAACCGGGTCGACAGACCGTTCATGCCTTCATCCACGCCGGCGTTGTCGCGGTATTCCTGGATCGACTTGGCTTTCGGATCGGTGTCCTTGAGGTTCTCGCCGTCATACACGCGCATCTTGGAGTAGATGTTCGAGTTTTCCGGCTCTTTGAGGCGCGAGAGCACGGTGAACTGGGCGAGCATTTTCAGGGTGTCGGGCGCACAATGGGCCTTGGCCAGCGAGCTGTTGAACAGCAGTTTGTCGTAGATCTTCACTTCGTCACTGACCCGCAGGCAGTACGGCACTTTGACGATGTAGATCCGGTCGATGAACGCTTCGTTGTTCTTGTTGTTGCGGAAGGTGTGCCACTCCGATTCGTTGGAGTGAGCCAGCAGGATCCCGGTGAACGGAATCGCGCCCAGGCCTTCGGTACTGTTGTAGTTGCCTTCCTGTGTGGCGGTCAGCAATGGGTGCAGCACCTTGATTGGCGCCTTGAACATTTCGACGAATTCCATCAGGCCCTGGTTGGCCCGGCACAGAGCGCCCGAGTAGCTGTAGGCGTCGGCGTCGTTTTGCGGGAATTCTTCCAATTTGCGGATATCGACCTTACCCACCAGTGCCGAGATGTCCTGGTTGTTTTCATCTCCAGGTTCGGTCTTGGCCACGGCGATCTGGTTGAGGATCGACGGATAGAGTTTCACCACCCGGAACTGGCTGATGTCGCCGCCAAATTCGGCCAGGCGTTTGGTCGCCCATGGCGACATGATGGTGTTCACGTAGCGCCGTGGAATGCCGAAGTCTTCCTCGAGGATCGCGCCATCTTCAGTGGCGTTGAACAGACCCAGGGGGGATTCGAATACCGGGGAGCCCTTGATCGCGTAGAAGGGCACTTTCTCGATCAGCTGTTTGAGCTTCTCGGCCAGGGATGACTTGCCGCCGCCGACGGGGCCGAGCAGGTAGAGAATTTGTTTCTTCTCTTCCAGGCCTTGGGCTGCGTGGCGGAAATACGACACGATCTGGTCGATGCATTCTTCCATCCCGTGGAAGTCCTCAAAGGCCGGATAGCGGCGGATCACCTTATTGGAAAAGATTCGCGACAGTCTCGAGTTGGCCGAGGTGTCGAGCAGCTCCGGTTCTCCGATGGCCAGCAGCAAACGCTCGGCGGCGGAAACGTAGGCGCTGCGGTCCTTTTTACACAGCTCCAGATACTCTTGTAGTGAGAGTTCTTCCTGGCGTGTGGACTCGAAGCGTTGTTGGAAGTGGCTAAAGATACTCATGACGTCACCTCGCTCGATACGTGGAGCCGACGCCGGATCATTCAGTCGATGCTGGCAGCGACTGGATATGCAGTCGCTGTTTACCCCCCAGAACTCTTTCGGAGCTGACTCCCCCGAAAGCTACTCCCGATGACCCGCGCGCCGGTGTACCGGCTCTCCCCTGTTTTGGATGGCCTGCGCTTAAGGATAGTTGCTTATTCGGGAGGTAAAGGCGAGATACGTAATTAGTTGTGGCAGACCGTTCGTCTGCCACCGCGCGAGCCCACGGGGGCCGGGGCTTGCACGTTACAAAAAAATTATTCTGAGGTGCCTTGCGCAGTTTCCGCGGGATAAGTCGTGCGCCACAACTCAAAACCGCCATCCATGCTGTAGACGTCGGAGAAGCCCTGGCTGATCAGGTACGCGGCCGCGCTTTGGCTGGAGTTGCCGTGATAGCAGACCACAACCGTCGGTGCATCCAGGTCTGCGGCGCGGATGAAATCCGAGATGGAGACGTTGTCCAGATGCTTGGAGCCTGCGATGTGCAGCGCGGCGTAAGTTTGCGGATCGCGGACATCGACGACCACTGCGCCTTGTTCGCGCAGGGCCTGGGCCTGTTCTGGGGGGATACGTTTGAATTCGCTCATGGCGGGCTCCTGTGGCTCGGCTGAAAGCGCAGTCTAGCGCTGGGCGCTGGCTGACGTTTGTTCGGGAGTAAGTGGGGCGACTGACGGCTGGGCGTGGCCCTGTTCGTCGCATTTGCAACTGAGGCGCTCAAGGGTGTCGACGTTCATCAATGTCATGGCGCCGCCCCAGACACAACCGGTGTCGAGAGCGAAGATGCCGGGCTCGTCGCATTTACCTTCAAGGGCTGCCCAATGGCCGAAGATGATCTTCAGGCCTTTGGTCTTGCGCTCCTTGTACTTGAACCACGGGGCGTAACCCGGTGGCGCGGTGTCGGCGCCTTCCTTGCCCTTGAGGTCGAGCTTGCCTTCGCTGGTGCAGAAGCGCATGCGGGTGAAATAGTTGGTGATAACCCGCAGGCGTTCCACGCCGGTGAGGTCACTGTTCCACTTGGTCGGCTCGTTGCCGTACATGCCATCCAGATACGGCGCGAACAAGTTGTCGTCACGCAGGGCGGCTTCGACTTCGCCGGCGCACTTCAAGGCTTTGCGCAGCGACCATTGTGGCGGTATGCCGGCATGGACCAGGGCGATATCGCGCTGTTCGTCGTAGTGCATGAGTTTTTGCTGACGCAGCCACTCCAGCAGTTCCGCACGATCGGGCGCTTCGAGGATTTCGCGCAGGGTGTCGCTTTTCTTCAGGCGTTCGATGTTGTGCCCGGCCGCCAGCAAGTGCAGATCGTGGTTGCCGAGCACGCACACCAGCGATTCGCGGATGCTGTAGAGGAAGCGCAGGGTTTCCAGCGACTGCGGCCCGCGGTTGACCAAATCGCCCACGACCCAGAGTGTGTCTTTGGCAGGGTCGAAGGCTACTTGCTTGAGCAGGCATTGCAGCGGTTCGAGGCAGCCTTGCAGGTCGCCGACGGCATACGTCGCCATCAGTGCAGGGCTCCGGGCACCGCCAGGCGAAACGGCGCGATCACGGCATCGAAATGCTTGCCGTCGTCGGCGATCATTTCGTAGGTGCCTTGCATGGTGCCGACCCGTGTGGTCATCACCGTGCCGCTGCTGTAGGTGTGGTTTTCACCGGCCTGGATCAGCGGCTGCAAACCCACGACGCCAGCACCGCGAACCTCTTCCACATGACCGTCACCGTCGGTGATCACCCAGTGCCGCGACAACAGCTTGGCCGGTAGCTCGCCATTGTTGTGCACGGTGATGGTGTAGGCGAAGGCAAAGCGGTTGTGCTCGGGTTGCGATTGTTCTGCCAGATAGCGAGTGACGACGCTGACGTCGACCTGATAACGAGGATCGGACATGCAAGAGGCCTTAAAAACGATGCGAGACGCGGGGCGTAACTGATGGGATTCAGTCTAGGCCAAGTATCGGGTAGTAAACCAGACATCGCGTCTGGCGTCCTACCCGATCACGCTCATCGGTTGTCAGTCGGCGGCGGGCGCCTGCAAGACTTGTTCGCTGAGCTTGTCGGCCAGGCGCACGAAAGCGGCCAGGTCGAGCTGCTCGGGACGCAGGCTGCCATCGACGCCGGCGGCCTGGATCTCGTCGTTGCTCAGCAGCAATTTCAAGGTGTTGCGCAGGGTCTTGCGGCGCTGGTTGAAGGCTTCGCGCACGACGCGCTCCAGCAGCTTGTGGTCCTTGGCCGGGTGCGGCAGTACGTCGTGAGGTACCAGGCGGACGATGGCCGAGTCGACTTTCGGCGGCGGATTGAACGCCCCCGGACCGACGTTGAACAGGTGCTCGACCCGGCAATGGTACTGAACCATGATCGACAGGCGACCCCAGTCACCACCGCCAGGGCCCGCCGCCAGACGCTCGACCACTTCCTTTTGCAGCATGAAGTGCATGTCACGAATGATGCCGGCGTTGTTCAGCAGGTGAAAAATCAGCGGCGTGGAGATGTTGTACGGCAGGTTACCGACCACACGCAGGCTGTTCGGCGCGGCATTCAGGCTGTTGAAGTCGAACTTCAGCGCGTCACCCTGGTGCAGGTTGAAATTGTCCTTGCCGGCGAATTGCTGGTTGAGGATCGGGATCAGGTCCTTGTCCAGTTCAACCACGTCCAGTTGCGCGCCGCTGTTGAGCAGGCCTTGAGTCAATGCACCCTGGCCCGGGCCGATTTCCAGCAGGCGGTCTTCTGGCTTGGCGCGGATGGCGCGCAGGATGCGGTCGATAACGCCGGCATCGTGCAGGAAGTTCTGGCCAAAGCGTT containing:
- a CDS encoding PrkA family serine protein kinase; this encodes MSIFSHFQQRFESTRQEELSLQEYLELCKKDRSAYVSAAERLLLAIGEPELLDTSANSRLSRIFSNKVIRRYPAFEDFHGMEECIDQIVSYFRHAAQGLEEKKQILYLLGPVGGGKSSLAEKLKQLIEKVPFYAIKGSPVFESPLGLFNATEDGAILEEDFGIPRRYVNTIMSPWATKRLAEFGGDISQFRVVKLYPSILNQIAVAKTEPGDENNQDISALVGKVDIRKLEEFPQNDADAYSYSGALCRANQGLMEFVEMFKAPIKVLHPLLTATQEGNYNSTEGLGAIPFTGILLAHSNESEWHTFRNNKNNEAFIDRIYIVKVPYCLRVSDEVKIYDKLLFNSSLAKAHCAPDTLKMLAQFTVLSRLKEPENSNIYSKMRVYDGENLKDTDPKAKSIQEYRDNAGVDEGMNGLSTRFAFKILSKVFNFDPHEIAANPVHLLYVLEQQIEQEQFQAETRERYLRFLKEYLAPRYIEFIGKEIQTAYLESYSEYGQNIFDRYVLYADFWIQDQEYRDPETGEILNRVALNEELEKIEKPAGISNPKDFRNEIVNFVLRARANNNGKNPTWLSYEKLRVVIEKKMFSNTEDLLPVISFNAKASKEDQQKHNDFVTRMVERGYTDKQVRLLSEWYLRVRKSQ
- the glpE gene encoding thiosulfate sulfurtransferase GlpE, translating into MSEFKRIPPEQAQALREQGAVVVDVRDPQTYAALHIAGSKHLDNVSISDFIRAADLDAPTVVVCYHGNSSQSAAAYLISQGFSDVYSMDGGFELWRTTYPAETAQGTSE
- a CDS encoding symmetrical bis(5'-nucleosyl)-tetraphosphatase, which encodes MATYAVGDLQGCLEPLQCLLKQVAFDPAKDTLWVVGDLVNRGPQSLETLRFLYSIRESLVCVLGNHDLHLLAAGHNIERLKKSDTLREILEAPDRAELLEWLRQQKLMHYDEQRDIALVHAGIPPQWSLRKALKCAGEVEAALRDDNLFAPYLDGMYGNEPTKWNSDLTGVERLRVITNYFTRMRFCTSEGKLDLKGKEGADTAPPGYAPWFKYKERKTKGLKIIFGHWAALEGKCDEPGIFALDTGCVWGGAMTLMNVDTLERLSCKCDEQGHAQPSVAPLTPEQTSASAQR
- the apaG gene encoding Co2+/Mg2+ efflux protein ApaG; translated protein: MSDPRYQVDVSVVTRYLAEQSQPEHNRFAFAYTITVHNNGELPAKLLSRHWVITDGDGHVEEVRGAGVVGLQPLIQAGENHTYSSGTVMTTRVGTMQGTYEMIADDGKHFDAVIAPFRLAVPGALH
- the rsmA gene encoding 16S rRNA (adenine(1518)-N(6)/adenine(1519)-N(6))-dimethyltransferase RsmA, with the protein product MTEHYQHKARKRFGQNFLHDAGVIDRILRAIRAKPEDRLLEIGPGQGALTQGLLNSGAQLDVVELDKDLIPILNQQFAGKDNFNLHQGDALKFDFNSLNAAPNSLRVVGNLPYNISTPLIFHLLNNAGIIRDMHFMLQKEVVERLAAGPGGGDWGRLSIMVQYHCRVEHLFNVGPGAFNPPPKVDSAIVRLVPHDVLPHPAKDHKLLERVVREAFNQRRKTLRNTLKLLLSNDEIQAAGVDGSLRPEQLDLAAFVRLADKLSEQVLQAPAAD